One segment of Virgibacillus doumboii DNA contains the following:
- a CDS encoding serine hydrolase: protein MKHNFKKGLSFLLVALVMMTAIFSQPISAKAAEALDVQAESAILVDAETGKILFAKNPNMALPPASMTKMMTEYLVQEAIKEGKINWDTTTQISDYAYSISADPTFSGIGLTQDKAYTVRELYEAMAVFSDNGTTIALAELVAGSEGEFVKMMNAKAEEMGLPDYNFVNSTGLANSSLGENVPEGTDPNANNRLSAKSAALLAYNLVNDFPQALDVTSMTEVEFEGYTVENLNWMLPHEATFLKQFQYKGIDGLKTGYTDLAGYCFTGTAKQNGNRLISVVMKTDSKEARFQETAKLMDYGFSQFEKKELFPKGYQLEDKSTLPVAKGKEDNVEIATKDDFTIPVKQGQEKNYSIKYNIDKDKLNKEGELTAPIKKGEKIGTAELVFEGNDYGYISAGIGDSTVDIVAQKSVEKDNWFMLTLGAIGDFFANLFSTVVDTVKGWF, encoded by the coding sequence GTGAAACACAACTTCAAGAAGGGATTGTCATTTTTACTGGTTGCTCTGGTAATGATGACTGCAATATTCAGCCAGCCAATTTCTGCTAAAGCAGCAGAAGCATTAGATGTTCAAGCAGAGTCAGCTATCTTAGTTGATGCAGAGACAGGAAAGATTTTATTTGCTAAAAACCCTAACATGGCGTTACCTCCAGCCAGTATGACCAAAATGATGACGGAGTACCTTGTACAGGAAGCCATCAAGGAAGGAAAAATCAACTGGGATACGACAACGCAGATTAGTGACTACGCATACAGTATATCCGCAGACCCAACCTTCTCCGGAATCGGATTAACACAGGATAAAGCATATACAGTTAGAGAATTATATGAAGCAATGGCTGTATTTTCAGATAACGGTACAACGATTGCACTTGCAGAACTGGTTGCAGGTTCTGAAGGTGAATTCGTTAAAATGATGAATGCAAAGGCAGAAGAAATGGGTTTACCTGATTATAATTTTGTCAACTCAACCGGTCTTGCCAATTCATCATTGGGAGAAAATGTCCCTGAAGGAACAGACCCAAATGCGAATAACCGGTTATCGGCAAAGTCTGCAGCACTGCTGGCGTATAATCTGGTAAATGATTTTCCACAGGCATTGGATGTAACCAGCATGACAGAAGTAGAATTCGAAGGCTACACAGTAGAGAACCTGAATTGGATGCTGCCACATGAAGCCACATTCCTGAAGCAGTTTCAATACAAAGGAATTGATGGATTGAAAACAGGTTACACCGATCTTGCCGGATACTGTTTTACAGGGACAGCTAAACAGAACGGAAACCGCCTGATATCTGTAGTTATGAAAACAGACAGTAAAGAGGCCCGCTTCCAGGAAACAGCAAAACTGATGGATTACGGATTCTCGCAATTTGAAAAGAAAGAGCTTTTCCCGAAAGGCTATCAGCTGGAAGATAAATCAACATTGCCTGTCGCTAAGGGGAAAGAAGACAATGTGGAGATTGCAACAAAAGATGATTTTACCATTCCGGTTAAACAAGGACAGGAAAAGAACTACAGTATTAAATACAATATTGATAAAGATAAGCTGAATAAGGAAGGCGAGTTAACTGCCCCAATTAAAAAAGGTGAAAAGATTGGAACGGCAGAACTTGTATTTGAAGGTAACGATTATGGCTATATCTCAGCTGGAATTGGCGATTCAACAGTAGATATAGTTGCTCAGAAATCTGTTGAAAAAGATAATTGGTTTATGCTTACGCTCGGTGCTATTGGCGATTTTTTTGCCAATTTATTCAGTACAGTCGTTGATACTGTTAAAGGCTGGTTCTAA
- a CDS encoding HD-GYP domain-containing protein: MRVEPTQLVPGCVLLNDVRGKTNRPIIPKKTVLTEEHISVLEKFLVETVDVSAKLENGDTFKPEFVHKEEVKEQTQTSVQQEPESFEKQYKNAVTSYKTLFTKWQNNMAIDMPEVRDILIPLFERMDDSSKVIYTLHHYAAKKDYIFHHSVSVGILSAFLAKKLGYEKGEWLQIGLAGSLSDCGMAKIDEAIVMKNGSLSYSEREEMRKHPTYSYRLVEKVPTITKAVKLAVLQHHERFDGSGYPLGLPKDKIHSYARIIAVCDMYHAMTSERIYREGQTPFKVIEEIQKYKFTKLDHQVVDAFIDSLTNFSIGTKVRLSTNKIGEIVFLDSKNPTRPIVKLTETDEIVTLTNNPSLFIEEIIN, from the coding sequence ATGCGTGTCGAACCAACACAACTGGTACCTGGCTGTGTGCTGCTTAATGACGTAAGAGGCAAAACAAATCGCCCTATTATTCCGAAGAAAACGGTTTTAACTGAGGAACACATCTCAGTGCTTGAAAAGTTTCTTGTTGAGACTGTTGATGTATCAGCAAAGCTTGAAAACGGTGATACGTTTAAACCTGAATTTGTACATAAAGAAGAAGTGAAAGAACAGACACAGACCAGTGTTCAACAGGAACCGGAATCATTTGAAAAACAGTATAAAAACGCTGTAACAAGTTATAAAACTCTATTTACAAAATGGCAAAACAACATGGCAATTGATATGCCGGAAGTACGTGATATTCTAATTCCATTGTTTGAACGAATGGATGATAGTAGTAAAGTGATTTACACCTTGCATCATTACGCTGCCAAGAAGGACTATATTTTTCACCATAGTGTGTCTGTTGGAATTTTGTCCGCATTCCTGGCAAAGAAACTGGGTTATGAAAAGGGAGAATGGCTGCAAATCGGGCTTGCCGGGTCGTTGAGTGACTGTGGAATGGCCAAAATTGATGAAGCAATTGTGATGAAAAATGGTTCGTTGTCTTACTCGGAACGGGAAGAAATGAGAAAACACCCGACCTATTCATACCGGTTGGTTGAGAAAGTTCCAACCATTACGAAGGCTGTTAAACTGGCTGTTCTGCAGCATCACGAACGCTTCGATGGATCAGGGTATCCACTTGGACTGCCAAAAGACAAGATTCACAGTTATGCACGTATTATTGCAGTTTGTGACATGTATCATGCAATGACGTCTGAACGAATCTACCGTGAGGGACAAACCCCTTTCAAAGTAATCGAGGAAATCCAAAAATATAAATTTACGAAACTGGATCACCAGGTTGTGGATGCATTTATTGACAGCCTTACTAATTTTTCAATTGGTACAAAGGTAAGACTGTCAACGAATAAGATTGGTGAAATCGTATTTTTAGATTCTAAAAATCCAACCCGTCCAATCGTAAAGCTTACGGAAACAGATGAAATTGTTACTTTAACTAATAATCCATCGTTGTTTATCGAAGAAATAATTAATTAA
- the pdxS gene encoding pyridoxal 5'-phosphate synthase lyase subunit PdxS produces the protein MTNTGTDRVKRGMAEMQKGGVIMDVVNAEQAKIAEEAGAVAVMALERVPSDIRAAGGVARMASPEVTEEVLNAVSIPVMAKARIGHIVEARVLEAMGVDYIDESEVLTPADEEYHLKKSDYTVPFVCGCRNLGEAARRIGEGASMLRTKGEPGTGNIVEAVRHMRQVQSEIRKLTSMSEDEVMTFAKEIGAPYNLLLEIREEGRLPVVNFAAGGVATPADAALMMQLGADGVFVGSGIFKSNNPEKFAKAIVEATTHYTDYKLIGELSKGLGTAMKGIEMSTLEAHDRMQDRSE, from the coding sequence ATGACAAATACAGGTACAGATCGCGTAAAACGCGGCATGGCAGAAATGCAAAAAGGTGGCGTCATCATGGACGTCGTTAATGCTGAACAAGCAAAAATTGCCGAAGAAGCAGGGGCAGTTGCTGTAATGGCATTGGAACGTGTACCATCTGATATCCGCGCTGCAGGCGGGGTTGCCCGGATGGCAAGCCCTGAGGTAACAGAAGAGGTACTGAATGCAGTATCCATTCCGGTAATGGCAAAGGCGCGCATCGGACATATTGTTGAAGCACGCGTACTGGAAGCAATGGGTGTTGACTATATTGATGAAAGTGAAGTTCTGACACCAGCTGATGAAGAATATCATTTAAAAAAATCAGACTACACGGTTCCATTTGTTTGCGGCTGCCGTAACCTTGGTGAGGCTGCGCGTCGTATTGGTGAAGGTGCATCCATGCTACGTACAAAAGGTGAACCAGGTACGGGAAATATTGTTGAAGCTGTTCGCCATATGCGTCAGGTACAGTCGGAAATCAGAAAGCTTACATCCATGTCTGAAGATGAAGTCATGACATTCGCAAAAGAAATCGGTGCACCATATAATCTTTTATTAGAGATTAGAGAAGAAGGACGTTTGCCGGTTGTTAACTTTGCAGCAGGCGGGGTAGCAACACCAGCTGATGCTGCTTTAATGATGCAGCTGGGTGCAGATGGTGTATTTGTTGGATCCGGAATTTTCAAATCAAACAATCCGGAGAAATTTGCAAAGGCAATTGTTGAAGCAACAACACATTACACCGATTATAAATTGATTGGTGAGCTTTCCAAAGGCTTGGGTACCGCAATGAAAGGTATTGAAATGAGTACGTTGGAAGCACATGACCGCATGCAGGATCGCAGTGAGTAG
- the guaB gene encoding IMP dehydrogenase — MREDKFAKEGLTFDDVLLMPAESEVLPKDVDVSTVLSDKVKLNTPFMSAGMDTVTEAEMAIAMARQGGLGIIHKNMSIEDQAEQVDRVKRSESGVITNPFFLTPEHQVYDAEHLMGKFRISGVPVVNNIDEQKLVGILTNRDLRFIEDYSIAIKEVMTSENLVTAPVGTTLQEAESLLQTYKIEKLPLVDDNGMLKGLITIKDIEKVIEFPNAAKDEQGRLLAGAAVGVTADALKRIEKLVEAGVDVIVIDTAHGHSKGVLEQVRLVRETYPDLDIIAGNVATAEATVALIEAGATIVKVGIGPGSICTTRVVAGVGVPQITAVNDCAVAAEKYGVSVIADGGIKYSGDIVKALAAGASVVMLGSLFAGVSESPGETEIFQGRQYKVYRGMGSVGAMKAGSKDRYFQDAEDAKKLVPEGIEGRTAYKGPLADTVHQLLGGLRAGMGYCGTGSIDSLRNDARFIRITNAGLRESHPHDVQITKEAPNYSV, encoded by the coding sequence ATGCGTGAAGATAAGTTCGCCAAAGAAGGGTTAACCTTTGATGATGTTTTGTTAATGCCTGCAGAGTCGGAAGTATTGCCAAAAGATGTTGATGTCAGTACGGTGTTATCTGATAAAGTTAAGCTTAATACTCCATTCATGAGTGCTGGAATGGATACGGTAACTGAAGCGGAAATGGCAATAGCCATGGCACGTCAAGGTGGTCTGGGAATCATTCATAAAAATATGTCGATTGAAGATCAGGCAGAACAGGTTGATCGGGTAAAGCGTTCGGAAAGTGGAGTTATTACAAATCCTTTCTTCCTGACTCCCGAACATCAAGTGTATGATGCAGAGCATCTTATGGGTAAGTTCCGTATTTCAGGAGTTCCTGTAGTCAATAATATCGATGAGCAGAAACTGGTTGGCATTTTAACGAACCGGGATCTTCGTTTTATCGAGGATTACTCCATTGCAATTAAAGAAGTCATGACAAGTGAAAACCTGGTCACAGCACCAGTTGGAACAACACTTCAGGAAGCGGAAAGTCTTTTGCAGACCTATAAGATTGAAAAACTGCCTCTTGTTGATGATAACGGTATGCTGAAAGGATTAATCACGATAAAAGATATTGAGAAAGTAATCGAATTTCCGAATGCGGCAAAAGATGAACAGGGACGTTTACTTGCGGGTGCAGCAGTTGGTGTCACCGCTGATGCTCTGAAACGTATTGAGAAGCTGGTGGAAGCTGGTGTTGATGTGATTGTAATCGATACAGCCCATGGCCACTCAAAGGGTGTACTGGAGCAAGTACGCCTTGTACGCGAAACCTATCCTGATTTGGATATTATTGCTGGTAATGTTGCAACAGCCGAAGCAACAGTAGCTTTGATTGAAGCAGGTGCAACGATTGTCAAAGTTGGAATCGGTCCTGGTTCCATTTGTACAACAAGAGTTGTTGCAGGTGTCGGTGTACCGCAAATCACAGCTGTAAACGATTGTGCTGTTGCTGCAGAAAAATATGGTGTTTCCGTTATCGCTGATGGCGGGATCAAATATTCCGGTGATATTGTTAAGGCATTGGCAGCCGGTGCAAGTGTGGTTATGCTTGGAAGTTTATTTGCCGGTGTATCGGAAAGCCCCGGTGAAACAGAAATTTTCCAGGGAAGACAATACAAAGTCTACCGTGGAATGGGTTCTGTCGGAGCGATGAAGGCAGGCTCAAAAGATCGTTATTTCCAGGATGCTGAAGATGCGAAAAAGCTTGTTCCAGAAGGTATTGAAGGTCGAACAGCATATAAAGGTCCACTTGCGGATACGGTCCATCAATTACTGGGAGGCCTGCGTGCAGGTATGGGATATTGCGGAACAGGATCAATCGATTCGCTACGCAATGATGCCCGTTTTATTCGGATAACCAATGCTGGATTACGTGAAAGTCATCCGCACGATGTACAAATTACAAAAGAAGCACCAAACTACTCGGTGTAA
- the pdxT gene encoding pyridoxal 5'-phosphate synthase glutaminase subunit PdxT, producing MNTIGVLALQGAVREHIRSIKATGANAVEIKRKEQLDEIDGLILPGGESTTMRRLIDSYGFFDALQEFGKKGKPIFGTCAGLILMANDIDGQEHSHLGLINMKVARNAFGRQVASFEADLDVSYIGNHFNAVFIRAPYIMEAGPEVEILATCQDRIVAAKQGHYLCTAFHPELTDDNRFIEYFAEMVEESNIKVKASV from the coding sequence ATGAATACGATTGGTGTACTTGCGTTACAAGGTGCTGTTCGTGAACACATTCGCTCGATTAAGGCAACAGGTGCAAATGCCGTTGAGATAAAACGTAAGGAGCAGCTTGATGAAATTGATGGCTTGATTCTTCCCGGCGGTGAAAGCACTACAATGCGCAGGTTGATTGACAGCTATGGTTTCTTCGATGCTCTTCAGGAATTCGGAAAAAAAGGTAAACCGATATTTGGTACATGTGCCGGACTGATTTTGATGGCGAATGACATAGATGGTCAGGAACATTCCCATTTGGGACTTATCAATATGAAGGTTGCACGGAATGCGTTCGGCAGACAGGTTGCAAGCTTTGAAGCAGATTTGGACGTAAGTTATATCGGTAATCATTTTAATGCAGTATTCATCCGCGCCCCATATATTATGGAAGCAGGACCTGAAGTGGAAATTCTTGCAACATGCCAGGACCGGATTGTAGCTGCTAAACAGGGGCATTATTTATGTACTGCTTTTCATCCGGAATTGACCGATGATAACCGTTTTATTGAATATTTCGCTGAAATGGTGGAAGAATCAAACATAAAAGTGAAGGCGTCCGTTTAG
- the serS gene encoding serine--tRNA ligase: MLDMKFLRNNFDDVKKKLANRGEDLSELERFGELDERRRNLISETEKLKAKRNEASKQISALKKEGKDADPAIKEMREVGEQIKAFDTELKEIEENLNHMMLSIPNIPHESVPIGEDEDDNVLARKWGEIPTFNFEEKPHWDVATGLDIIDFERAAKVTGSRFVFYKGLGTRLERALMSFMMDLHADEHGYTELMPPQIVNRASLTGTGQLPKFAEDVFKLDEWDYFLIPTAEVPVTNFHRDEILTSDNLPKKYAAYSANFRSEAGSAGRDTRGLIRQHQFNKVELVHFTKPEDSYETLEVLTGHAEKVLQLLNLPYRVMSMCTGDLGFTAAKKYDIEVWIPSQNTYREISSCSNFEDFQARRAGIRFRREEKGKPEFVHTLNGSGLAVGRTVAAILENYQQEDGSVVVPEVLRPYMGGKDVIK, encoded by the coding sequence ATGTTGGACATGAAGTTTTTACGGAATAATTTTGATGATGTAAAAAAGAAACTGGCGAACCGCGGTGAAGATTTATCGGAACTCGAGCGGTTTGGCGAGCTAGATGAGCGACGCCGGAACTTAATTTCGGAAACAGAAAAACTGAAAGCAAAGCGGAATGAAGCGTCCAAACAGATTTCTGCATTAAAAAAAGAAGGTAAAGATGCTGATCCTGCGATTAAGGAAATGCGTGAGGTAGGAGAGCAAATTAAGGCATTCGATACGGAATTGAAAGAAATAGAGGAAAATTTAAATCATATGATGCTTTCCATCCCAAATATTCCGCATGAAAGTGTACCGATTGGTGAGGATGAAGATGATAATGTGCTGGCACGTAAATGGGGAGAAATTCCAACCTTTAATTTTGAGGAAAAGCCACACTGGGACGTAGCAACCGGTCTGGATATTATTGATTTTGAACGGGCTGCAAAGGTCACCGGAAGCCGCTTTGTTTTTTATAAAGGACTCGGAACACGCCTGGAGCGTGCCTTAATGAGCTTTATGATGGACTTGCATGCGGATGAACATGGTTACACCGAGCTGATGCCGCCACAAATCGTTAATCGGGCGAGCCTGACCGGAACCGGCCAGCTGCCAAAATTTGCTGAAGACGTGTTCAAATTGGATGAATGGGATTATTTCCTGATACCGACAGCTGAGGTGCCGGTTACGAATTTCCATCGGGATGAAATTCTCACAAGTGATAATCTTCCTAAGAAATATGCAGCGTACAGTGCTAATTTCCGTTCTGAAGCCGGGTCTGCCGGACGTGACACACGCGGGCTTATTCGCCAGCACCAGTTCAACAAAGTCGAGCTTGTACATTTCACTAAACCGGAAGATTCTTATGAAACATTGGAAGTACTGACAGGACATGCTGAAAAAGTATTGCAATTGTTAAATCTGCCATACAGGGTTATGAGCATGTGTACTGGAGACTTGGGCTTTACGGCTGCTAAAAAATACGATATCGAAGTGTGGATTCCAAGTCAGAATACTTACCGGGAAATTTCTTCTTGCTCTAACTTTGAAGATTTTCAGGCAAGACGTGCAGGCATTCGCTTCCGTCGAGAAGAAAAAGGTAAACCGGAATTTGTTCATACATTAAATGGATCCGGATTAGCAGTCGGCCGTACAGTCGCTGCTATTTTGGAAAATTATCAGCAGGAAGACGGTTCTGTTGTCGTTCCGGAAGTTCTAAGACCATATATGGGCGGAAAAGATGTAATAAAATAA
- a CDS encoding YaaC family protein codes for MYKEYISAFYTYLQSQETAQKYLYDCYQKLDNVDAAVKSYENCTKFMYYLNHGKQFYDNGRRLDTLLQPILFFYGMIHLLKANLLTLRPNYPESTAILAHGVSSRKRKKKDYSFMQDEVKIQHNGLFPYFSEHLFSIKKTPNEKMKMNYLFALVPEMSALFKLQDQQKMTIIGNVGTKELHFPARILDNYHLTKKSFIQRIRSYLPPIEQTETTKASISVYLSNPFKKVTAPFFTDKANEKIYFPLYREYFSPVSEVMIHYLLLYNLSMLCRYESEWWGELLAEKPDADYPFIKHFLKTTGEKIPLLLGKELLHKSEI; via the coding sequence TTGTATAAAGAGTACATATCAGCTTTCTATACATACTTGCAATCACAAGAAACAGCCCAAAAATACCTGTATGACTGCTACCAAAAGCTTGATAATGTTGATGCAGCAGTGAAAAGCTACGAAAACTGCACGAAATTCATGTACTATTTGAATCACGGAAAACAATTTTACGATAATGGCAGAAGACTGGATACATTACTTCAGCCGATATTATTTTTCTATGGGATGATACATCTCTTAAAAGCAAACCTGTTAACACTGCGACCGAATTATCCAGAATCAACAGCGATACTCGCACATGGGGTATCAAGCCGAAAGCGCAAGAAAAAGGATTATTCGTTTATGCAGGATGAAGTGAAAATACAGCATAATGGATTATTTCCTTATTTTTCAGAGCACTTATTTTCAATTAAAAAAACACCAAACGAAAAAATGAAAATGAATTACCTGTTCGCACTGGTTCCGGAAATGTCAGCCTTGTTCAAGTTGCAAGATCAGCAGAAAATGACCATTATCGGTAATGTCGGAACGAAGGAATTACATTTTCCGGCAAGAATATTGGATAACTATCATTTAACCAAAAAATCCTTTATTCAGCGAATCAGATCCTATCTGCCGCCAATTGAACAAACCGAAACGACAAAAGCATCCATTTCTGTTTATTTATCCAACCCGTTTAAAAAAGTAACTGCACCTTTTTTCACAGATAAAGCAAACGAGAAAATTTATTTTCCTTTGTATCGGGAATATTTCTCACCTGTTTCAGAAGTAATGATCCATTATTTGCTTTTATACAATTTAAGCATGCTGTGTCGCTATGAATCGGAGTGGTGGGGAGAGCTGTTAGCTGAAAAACCGGACGCCGACTATCCATTCATCAAACACTTTTTAAAAACAACAGGGGAAAAAATACCCCTGCTGCTTGGAAAAGAGCTTTTACATAAAAGTGAGATTTGA